In Pedobacter sp. SL55, the following proteins share a genomic window:
- a CDS encoding ATP-binding protein, producing the protein MMAIRMTALAAMKAVFDNKYFVKNFDNRFIVIIFDNKFIVKMRNSLGNPARGEAFYPRIKEIARIYRVLRSGVSIYLSAPRRVGKTSILRHIEEQPEENFYFVYVITESIDDSNDFFKAIFDALLKSDAIVGIFKLSQYLSEGLEAVLARVKKVYNVELQGREEPDYFELLIEVLGKVKKEVGSLVIQIDEFPQTIQNIVAKSGVEVAEKFIQRNRELRHHDNVTGNIQFIYTGSLSLFPIVEQVTQLTAINDLRTVEVSGLTENEGKDFLQKLLAEEGLSLKEEELTYVMAKLKWLIPFHLQLIAQELIEVFEANNGVELDKNAVDKAFDQVVHVRNRPQFEPYFSRLTSLFKDEEYAFVMDVLKHVALNNTIDENELNDYAVKHNVVEKQRVKNVLEGDGYLYYSQQDTVYYYTSPILQMWCKQHICR; encoded by the coding sequence ATGATGGCCATACGGATGACAGCACTCGCTGCAATGAAAGCAGTATTTGACAATAAATATTTTGTTAAAAATTTTGACAATAGATTTATTGTCATTATATTTGACAACAAATTTATTGTTAAGATGAGAAACAGTTTAGGTAATCCAGCAAGAGGAGAAGCTTTTTATCCAAGAATAAAAGAGATTGCTAGGATATATAGGGTGCTAAGAAGCGGTGTAAGTATTTATTTATCGGCGCCTCGAAGAGTTGGAAAGACTTCTATATTAAGGCATATAGAAGAACAGCCTGAGGAAAATTTTTATTTCGTTTATGTTATAACTGAATCTATCGATGATTCGAACGATTTTTTTAAAGCAATCTTTGATGCGTTGCTGAAAAGCGATGCTATAGTTGGAATCTTTAAGTTATCGCAATATCTGTCTGAGGGGCTAGAGGCAGTGTTAGCAAGGGTTAAAAAAGTTTACAATGTAGAGTTACAGGGAAGGGAAGAGCCTGATTATTTTGAGCTGCTAATTGAGGTATTAGGTAAGGTGAAAAAAGAAGTTGGTAGTTTGGTGATTCAAATAGACGAATTTCCACAAACTATACAGAATATAGTGGCTAAATCTGGTGTTGAAGTTGCAGAAAAATTTATTCAAAGAAACAGAGAACTGCGCCATCATGATAATGTGACTGGTAATATTCAGTTTATATATACAGGTTCCCTATCTCTTTTTCCAATAGTTGAGCAGGTTACTCAACTTACTGCAATAAACGATTTGCGTACGGTTGAAGTTAGTGGGCTAACTGAAAATGAAGGTAAAGATTTTCTGCAAAAACTATTGGCAGAAGAAGGACTTTCCCTGAAAGAGGAAGAATTGACTTATGTGATGGCAAAACTGAAATGGCTTATTCCATTCCATTTGCAGCTCATAGCGCAAGAATTAATAGAAGTGTTTGAAGCTAATAATGGTGTCGAGTTAGATAAAAATGCTGTAGATAAGGCGTTTGATCAAGTGGTGCACGTACGAAATAGGCCTCAATTTGAGCCGTACTTTTCGCGGTTGACAAGTCTATTTAAAGATGAAGAATATGCTTTTGTTATGGATGTGCTCAAGCACGTAGCATTAAACAATACTATTGACGAGAATGAGCTGAACGACTATGCCGTAAAGCATAACGTAGTAGAAAAACAACGTGTTAAAAATGTACTTGAAGGAGATGGTTATTTATATTATAGTCAACAAGATACGGTTTATTATTATACCTCCCCAATATTGCAAATGTGGTGTAAGCAGCATATATGCAGATAA
- a CDS encoding winged-helix domain-containing protein: MANTTLYNPASLNKEDLISSFVVRTKTFEKIYKDIKGSDMHYPEKHYIIQGQRGMGKTTLLLRLKYEVEKDDKLNKWLIPVFFNEETYDVNSLAGLWEKLLKYLDEYFETNGKYYDYTEQFVDAVDYEKKCFDYFIEVLRKNKKKLVLFFDNFGELFLDNLRDKEKRRLREILMDCNDIRIIGASAVVINDLHDYSQPFYEFFQIIRLEGLTKDETFELIGKLQESCEEDRKIDLKRSKGKIDTLSILTGGVIRTIMMLYQVLLDDKDGSALEDLEKVLDKATPLYKHRIEDLPLQQRRIVDVIAKKWDAVSAKEIASEIREDGKNIATKVVSAQLNQLEKNNIVEKKETNTKNHLYQLRERFFNIWYLMRNGDRRDKRRVAWLTRFLEIWYADRDELSSFVLNHVKLLKTGNYKPNAALMILDALADIGKIELDKMEVLYDETKAILNEDLQKQLPSITKWRSKKILELIKTKEFELAIDYANRIEDNDLLKIKHLLLIYSYTKDKEGLRIKDVLNTINLNTKFKKEDILSLIPFYALVDAYSDIVDIAKNYSDEEKNEVYEFLAHAYFMTGDEENVRKYVLLSLKNGRKVAINILLKSYHDEDQIIAAFKEGISMDSEMKYLLLDYLFEKGFNIKAVEIGNSVLNTIDSKVVKKSFKLSFYELIYTSSVNAKGDLILNTDLETLQKLYKLYEGERTSAIKYVQVFLLQSYLEDTLEHLSDIERLVDDIEKIGDIPALALNAHAFTVVGKFTQAIGLIDRIVKDSKSEIYELNPVFLELLVKKQNYILLDILNKHTQLKDIFKPTYYALMTLLKEQFPNEIIKMGEELKEPVKEILKKVEQMR, encoded by the coding sequence ATGGCGAATACAACACTATATAATCCGGCAAGCTTAAATAAGGAAGACCTTATTTCTAGCTTTGTGGTACGAACTAAAACTTTTGAGAAAATATATAAGGATATAAAGGGTAGTGATATGCATTATCCAGAAAAACACTATATCATACAAGGCCAGCGAGGCATGGGTAAGACCACTCTTTTGCTGAGATTAAAGTATGAGGTAGAAAAAGATGATAAGCTAAATAAATGGCTAATACCTGTTTTTTTTAACGAAGAAACTTATGATGTTAATTCATTGGCTGGTTTGTGGGAAAAACTATTAAAGTATTTAGATGAATATTTTGAAACAAATGGCAAGTATTACGATTATACAGAACAATTCGTTGATGCTGTAGATTATGAGAAGAAATGTTTTGATTATTTCATCGAAGTATTAAGAAAGAATAAGAAAAAACTGGTATTATTCTTTGATAATTTTGGAGAGCTATTTCTAGACAATTTACGCGATAAAGAAAAGCGAAGATTAAGAGAAATCTTAATGGACTGCAATGATATTAGGATTATAGGGGCCTCTGCCGTTGTAATTAACGACCTGCACGATTACTCGCAACCGTTTTATGAGTTTTTTCAGATCATACGTCTTGAAGGCTTAACAAAAGACGAAACTTTTGAATTGATTGGAAAGTTGCAGGAAAGCTGTGAAGAAGATAGGAAAATTGACTTAAAAAGGAGCAAGGGCAAAATAGATACCTTGTCAATTCTTACGGGCGGTGTTATACGTACCATTATGATGCTTTATCAGGTGTTGCTTGACGATAAGGATGGTTCGGCATTGGAAGATTTGGAAAAAGTTCTGGATAAAGCTACACCGTTGTATAAACATCGAATAGAAGATCTGCCGCTACAGCAAAGAAGAATAGTTGATGTAATTGCTAAAAAATGGGATGCGGTGAGCGCTAAAGAAATCGCTAGCGAAATTCGAGAGGACGGCAAAAACATTGCAACTAAGGTTGTTTCTGCACAGTTGAATCAGCTAGAGAAAAATAATATTGTAGAGAAAAAAGAAACCAACACAAAAAATCATCTATACCAATTAAGAGAGCGTTTCTTTAATATTTGGTATTTAATGCGAAATGGAGATAGAAGGGATAAAAGAAGGGTAGCTTGGCTTACTAGGTTTCTGGAGATATGGTATGCCGATCGGGATGAGCTTTCTAGTTTTGTTTTAAATCATGTAAAACTGTTAAAAACGGGTAATTATAAGCCGAATGCGGCTTTGATGATACTTGATGCATTGGCTGATATCGGTAAGATAGAATTGGATAAGATGGAGGTTTTGTACGATGAAACAAAAGCTATTTTAAACGAAGATTTACAAAAGCAATTACCTAGTATTACAAAATGGAGAAGTAAAAAAATTCTTGAGCTGATTAAGACTAAAGAATTCGAGTTAGCAATTGATTATGCTAACAGAATTGAAGACAATGATTTACTTAAAATTAAACATTTGTTATTAATCTATTCGTATACAAAAGATAAAGAAGGTTTAAGGATTAAAGACGTTCTTAATACAATTAATTTAAATACTAAATTTAAAAAAGAAGATATTTTATCATTAATTCCATTTTATGCACTTGTTGATGCATATAGTGATATCGTTGATATTGCAAAGAATTATAGTGACGAAGAAAAAAATGAAGTTTACGAATTTTTGGCTCATGCTTACTTCATGACTGGGGATGAGGAGAATGTTCGGAAATATGTTTTGCTCAGCCTAAAAAATGGAAGAAAAGTAGCGATTAACATTTTATTAAAGTCTTACCATGATGAAGATCAGATTATAGCTGCATTTAAAGAAGGTATTTCAATGGATAGTGAAATGAAATATCTGCTACTTGATTACTTATTTGAAAAGGGATTTAATATTAAAGCTGTTGAAATTGGAAATAGTGTCTTAAATACAATTGATAGTAAGGTGGTAAAAAAGTCATTTAAGCTGTCTTTTTATGAATTGATTTACACTAGCTCCGTAAATGCGAAAGGTGATCTAATATTAAATACAGATTTAGAAACTTTACAAAAATTGTACAAGTTATATGAGGGGGAAAGAACTTCTGCTATTAAATATGTGCAAGTATTCTTACTGCAATCGTATTTAGAGGATACACTTGAGCATTTAAGCGATATAGAGAGATTGGTCGATGATATTGAAAAGATAGGTGATATACCTGCGCTAGCGCTTAACGCACATGCGTTTACAGTTGTAGGAAAATTTACTCAAGCGATAGGTTTAATAGATCGAATAGTGAAAGATTCTAAATCTGAGATATATGAATTAAATCCGGTATTCTTAGAGCTGCTTGTTAAGAAGCAAAATTATATATTATTGGATATTCTAAATAAACATACACAGCTAAAAGATATATTTAAACCAACCTATTATGCTTTGATGACATTGCTCAAAGAGCAATTCCCCAATGAAATTATAAAAATGGGCGAAGAGTTAAAAGAGCCAGTAAAGGAGATACTAAAAAAAGTAGAGCAAATGCGATAA
- a CDS encoding patatin-like phospholipase family protein, whose amino-acid sequence MNKEDLTNILCLDGGGSKGVYTLGVLKEIETAAGKPLNQVFQLIYGTSTGSIIASMLALGYCVDEVKQKYLELIPPIMKCYGSGRKSKKLRKLGSDIFGDRKFDEFKTGIGIIATNYNTQKPLIFKNDIARAHGTKSSFVSGFGVTILDAVEASCAACPVFSKKVLKTENKEELVAIDGGFIANNPTLFALIDAKKALKLADDQIKVLSIGVGNYIEKPLHRFHKVISWFEMGQIASRILVASSNTTEVVTKLLFPDLSIVRINDTFNEPQYGTNMLEKDVKKLNTMYRLGIESYAKHEKEILSNFKF is encoded by the coding sequence ATGAACAAAGAAGATTTAACTAATATACTGTGCCTAGATGGAGGAGGATCTAAGGGTGTATATACTCTAGGCGTATTGAAAGAAATTGAAACAGCTGCTGGCAAACCTTTAAACCAAGTATTTCAACTTATTTATGGGACTAGTACAGGGTCTATTATCGCTTCGATGCTTGCGTTGGGATACTGCGTTGATGAAGTTAAGCAGAAATACCTAGAACTTATACCTCCAATAATGAAGTGTTATGGCTCGGGAAGGAAGTCGAAAAAATTACGAAAGCTTGGCTCTGATATTTTTGGTGACAGGAAGTTTGATGAATTTAAAACAGGGATCGGAATAATTGCAACGAACTATAATACTCAAAAGCCTTTAATATTTAAAAATGACATAGCAAGGGCCCACGGAACCAAAAGTTCGTTTGTATCAGGCTTTGGCGTAACCATTTTAGATGCAGTAGAAGCATCTTGCGCAGCGTGTCCAGTTTTTAGCAAGAAAGTACTTAAGACGGAAAATAAAGAAGAATTAGTGGCTATTGACGGAGGATTTATTGCAAATAATCCAACTCTATTTGCTCTAATTGATGCTAAAAAAGCATTGAAATTGGCTGATGATCAGATCAAGGTTTTAAGCATAGGAGTGGGCAACTATATCGAAAAGCCCTTACATCGATTTCATAAAGTAATCAGCTGGTTTGAGATGGGACAAATTGCCAGTAGAATACTTGTGGCGAGTTCCAATACCACTGAAGTAGTTACAAAATTATTATTTCCTGATTTATCTATAGTGAGGATTAACGATACTTTTAATGAGCCTCAATATGGTACTAATATGTTAGAGAAGGATGTGAAAAAACTCAATACAATGTATAGGTTAGGCATTGAATCCTATGCAAAGCATGAGAAAGAAATTTTATCAAATTTTAAGTTTTAA
- a CDS encoding DUF3892 domain-containing protein, with amino-acid sequence MAQYKITGVWKNSNDVITHYAFHTVGESSTSRAVKKTKADAIALLEQTGNTAKTWVWNYTRGGWDIGETVTVVNGSNGKYLRSNPDNKVTDNLAHLIDFDWIAP; translated from the coding sequence ATGGCACAATACAAAATTACAGGTGTGTGGAAAAACTCTAATGATGTGATAACTCATTATGCTTTTCATACTGTTGGTGAAAGCTCAACTTCAAGAGCGGTAAAAAAAACAAAAGCAGATGCGATAGCACTGCTTGAGCAAACAGGAAATACCGCTAAAACTTGGGTATGGAATTATACCAGAGGGGGATGGGATATTGGAGAAACAGTAACTGTTGTTAATGGTAGCAACGGGAAGTATTTACGTTCCAATCCAGATAACAAAGTAACGGACAACCTAGCACATTTAATTGACTTTGATTGGATTGCTCCTTAA